AAGCATCAAAAAAAGAATCAGTGTATGAATTCACTTATTGGCACAACTACCTTTTCAATCCAAATTTATCACCCGAGGTAAAAATACTTCATTTTAAGCCGGACTGGTCTGAAACTTTTTCTGAACCAACGCCTATTTAAGGTACATTCTTTTTTACTTACAGTCTCAGTTCAGAATTTTCCGTAGCTATCTTCAAGAGTCACCATTGGGTGGCGCTGTGACATCTGGAACTTAATTAAAAGTTCGCGTGCAATCATATCTCTGTCCTGCTGATTGTCTGGAAGATTAATGTCTTCAGGGACTGTAACCCAGCCGTTAATATTTCTGTCAAATACTGCAGGACGGTCCTCCTCATATCCCATATGTACATCCTCCAACCAGTTCAAATCATTCCATTGCATGACTTCAAGGTACTTTTTAAGAAATGGAGTCAACCGATCATAATCAGGCACAAGGTTTACATCGTAGCGATAGCCAATATGCTGACCTATCTCTTTTTCGCGCTCAGTCCCCAAGTCCTCCGGAATAAGTTCGTCTTTGTTACTCATGTCTTTAAAATCAAATTTGAGTTATGGAATAATTTTTTTGCCTATTTTGACAAAAAGGGTAATTTTAAATTTAATAACGATGCATGTCAGGTCTGCCAACAGTATGCTGGGAGCCTGCCAGTGGTACTTGAGCTAGTGCTGACGCTTCCATAGTCAGTGCAGCAAGATCCTCAGGTTCAAGTGAATGAACATTTGTTTTACCACAGGCTCTTGCCATCATTTGACATTCAATTGCAAGGCAATGTAGAAAGTTGTATACACGTTCTGCAGCCTTATCAGGATCGAGTCTCTTACGCAGCTCAGGATCCTGGGTTGCAACTCCTACAGGACAACGTCCAGTGTGACAATGATAGCAATATCCTGCTTCTACACCCATTTCTTTTTCGTAGTCTGCTTCAGGAATATCTTTATTGCAGTTTAAAGCCATCATTGCGGAATGACCTATTGCCACTGCATCTGCCCCAAGAGCAAGCGCTTTAGCTACATCTGCACCATTTCGGATTCCACCTGCATAAACTAAGGAGATCTCCCCAGTTTTACCTAAATCATCAAATGCCTTTCGAGCCTGAGTGATTGCTGCAATACCCGGTACACCTGTTTCTTCTGTAGCCAGATGTGGTCCAGCCCCCGTTCCACCTTCCATTCCATCGATATAAATGCTGTCAGGATTTGTTTTCAATGCCATACGTACATCATCATATACACGTGCTGCTCCAAGCTTAAGTTGAATTGGAATCTGGTGATCGGTCGCCTCACGAATTTCCTGGATCTTAAGTGCAAGATCATCAGGACCAAGCCAGTCTGGATGACGTGCTGGTGACCTTTGATCAATACCAGCAGGTAATGAACGCATTTCTGCGACCTGATCGGTTACTTTCTGCCCCATCAAGTGTCCTCCCAATCCTACTTTACATCCTTGCCCAATAAAAAATTCACATGCATCAGCAAGACGCAAGTGATGAGGATTGAAACCGTAACGTGACTGAATACACTGATACAGCCATTTGGATGAATATCGACGCTCATCTGGAATCATTCCTCCTTCTCCGGAACATGTTGCGGTGCCTGCCATAGTAGCGCCCCGAGCCAGTGCCGTTTTTGCTTCATAACTCAATGCTCCAAAGCTCATGCCTGTAATATAGATAGGAATATCCAGCTCCAGCGGTCGTTTTGCCTTTGGGCCAATTATAGTTTTAGTCAAACATTTTTCACGATATCCCTCTATCACAAATCTTGTCAACGTACCTGGCAAAAAGGTCAGATCATCCCAAGTAGGGATATTTTTGAAAAGGGAAAAGCCGCGCATTCTGTATCTTCCCAATTCAGCTTTGATGTGAATGTCGTCAATTACCTCGGGTTTAAATATAAAACTCTTTCCAAGGTGAGATTTACTTCTTGTCATAATAATTTCTCAATAAAATGAGCTTCAGAGCACAATTTTTTTCTCCGTCGGCTCAAGGTTATCGTAATTCCACAGCTGCTTGCCAGCTACAATTTTCTGCAAATTTTCAGCTCCATTTGGGGCTTTGAGTCCATATAATGTCAGTTTGTTTTCTATCCAAGATGCTTCAAGTTCAGTCATTTCTCCAAGCACTGCATCTACGCCCAATGAATTTATATTTCCACCAACGTATATTGTTCCATCATACATTGAATCACCT
This genomic stretch from Dehalococcoidia bacterium harbors:
- a CDS encoding FMN-binding glutamate synthase family protein, with translation MTRSKSHLGKSFIFKPEVIDDIHIKAELGRYRMRGFSLFKNIPTWDDLTFLPGTLTRFVIEGYREKCLTKTIIGPKAKRPLELDIPIYITGMSFGALSYEAKTALARGATMAGTATCSGEGGMIPDERRYSSKWLYQCIQSRYGFNPHHLRLADACEFFIGQGCKVGLGGHLMGQKVTDQVAEMRSLPAGIDQRSPARHPDWLGPDDLALKIQEIREATDHQIPIQLKLGAARVYDDVRMALKTNPDSIYIDGMEGGTGAGPHLATEETGVPGIAAITQARKAFDDLGKTGEISLVYAGGIRNGADVAKALALGADAVAIGHSAMMALNCNKDIPEADYEKEMGVEAGYCYHCHTGRCPVGVATQDPELRKRLDPDKAAERVYNFLHCLAIECQMMARACGKTNVHSLEPEDLAALTMEASALAQVPLAGSQHTVGRPDMHRY